The proteins below are encoded in one region of Triticum aestivum cultivar Chinese Spring chromosome 1B, IWGSC CS RefSeq v2.1, whole genome shotgun sequence:
- the LOC123132401 gene encoding pyrophosphate-energized vacuolar membrane proton pump, giving the protein MGFSVADAVIPACAVVGIAFALWQWFLVAKAKVSAYAPAGNGVHGQPVFRTGDEDGEDTRIGGGGDGESDEEEDGGDGPAAVARCAEIQNAISVGANSFLFTQYKYLAAFTVIFAVVIFLFLGSVHRFSTASQPCQYTKGKTCKPALANAVFTTMAFLLGAVTSVVSGFLGMRIATFANARTTLEARRGIGAAFATAFRSGAVMGFLLSSLGLLVLYVAIKLFGLYYHDDWEGLYESITGYGLGGSSMALFGRVGGGIYTKAADVGADLVGKVERNIPEDDPRNPAVIADNVGDNVGDIAGMGSDLFGSYAESTCAALFVASISSFGADHDFAAVCYPLLISSAGLVVCLVTTLFATDFFKVKTVRGVAPALKLQLIISTALMTVAALVVTFAALPARFTMFDFGEQKQVKNWHVFFCVAIGLWAGLAIGFTTEYFTSNAYSPVRDVADSCRTGAATNVIFGLALGYKSVIVPVLAIALSIYISFTLASIYGIAIAALGMLSTVATGLAIDAYGPISDNAGGIAEMAGMSRRIRQRTDALDAAGNTTAAIGKGFAIGSAALVSLALFGAFVSRAGVTVINVLSPKVFAGMLAGGMLPYWFSAMTMKSVGSAALKMVEEVRRQFSTIPGLMEGRATPDYASCVRISTDASLREMMPPGALVLLAPLVVGTFFGVHTLAGLLAGALVSGVQVAISASNSGGAWDNAKKYIEAGASEHAKSLGPKGSEAHKAAVIGDTIGDPLKDTSGPSLNILIKLMAVESLVFAPFFAAHGGLIIS; this is encoded by the exons ATGGGCTTCTCCGTGGCCGACGCGGTCATACCGGCGTGCGCCGTGGTCGGCATTGCCTTCGCGCTCTGGCAATGGTTCCTCGTCGCCAAGGCGAAGGTGTCCGCCTACGCGCCGGCCGGCAACGGCGTGCACGGGCAGCCGGTGTTCCGGACGGGGGACGAGGACGGTGAGGATACCCGtatcggcggcggcggggacggcgagagcgatgaggaggaggatggaggcgaCGGCCCGGCGGCCGTGGCCAGGTGCGCGGAGATCCAGAACGCCATTTCAGTCG GAGCAAACTCGTTCCTTTTCACCCAATACAAGTACCTCGCGGCCTTCACGGTGATCTTCGCGGTGGTCATCTTCCTCTTCCTGGGGTCCGTGCACCGCTTCAGCACCGCCAGCCAGCCGTGCCAGTACACCAAGGGCAAGACGTGCAAGCCGGCGCTGGCCAACGCGGTCTTCACCACAATGGCCTTCCTCCTGGGCGCCGTCACCTCCGTCGTGTCGGGCTTCCTCGGCATGCGGATTGCCACGTTCGCCAACGCGAGAACCACACTGGAGGCGCGCCGCGGCATCGGCGCGGCCTTCGCTACGGCGTTCCGGTCCGGCGCCGTCATGGGGTTCCTCCTGTCGTccctgggcctcctggtgctctACGTCGCCATCAAGCTCTTTGGGCTCTACTACCACGACGACTGGGAGGGCCTGTACGAGTCCATCACCGGCTACGGGCTCGGCGGCTCGTCCATGGCGCTGTTCGGGAGGGTCGGCGGCGGCATCTACACCAAGGCGGCGGACGTCGGCGCCGACCTCGTCGGGAAGGTGGAGCGGAACATCCCCGAGGACGACCCGAGGAACCCCGCGGTGATCGCTGACAATGTGGGCGACAACGTCGGCGACATCGCCGGGATGGGCTCCGACCTGTTCGGGTCCTACGCCGAGTCCACCTGCGCGGCGCTGTTCGTGGCATCGATCTCGTCGTTCGGCGCCGACCACGACTTTGCGGCGGTGTGCTACCCCCTGCTGATAAGCTCGGCGGGGCTTGTGGTCTGCCTGGTCACCACGCTCTTCGCCACCGATTTCTTCAAGGTCAAGACCGTCCGCGGGGTCGCGCCAGCGCTGAAGCTTCAGCTCATCATCTCCACCGCGCTGATGACCGTCGCGGCCCTCGTCGTCACCTTCGCCGCGCTCCCCGCCAGGTTCACCATGTTCGATTTCGGGGAGCAGAAACAGGTCAAGAACTG GCACGTGTTCTTCTGCGTCGCCATTGGGTTATGGGCAGGTCTGGCCATCGGCTTCACCACAGAGTACTTCACCAGTAATGCTTACAG CCCTGTTCGGGACGTGGCCGACTCTTGCAGGACCGGCGCGGCGACCAACGTCATCTTCGGGCTGGCGCTCGGCTACAAATCCGTCATCGTTCCCGTGTTAGCCATCGCCCTATCAATCTACATCAGCTTCACCTTGGCATCAATCTACGGCATCGCCATCGCCGCGCTCGGGATGCTCAGCACAGTGGCCACCGGGCTGGCCATCGACGCGTACGGCCCGATCAGCGACAACGCCGGAGGCATCGCGGAGATGGCCGGCATGAGCCGCAGGATCCGGCAGCGGACAGACGCCCTCGACGCCGCGGGCAACACCACCGCGGCCATCGGCAAGGGGTTCGCCATCGGCTCAGCGGCGCTGGTGTCGCTGGCGCTGTTCGGCGCGTTCGTGAGCCGCGCGGGCGTCACGGTGATCAACGTGCTGAGCCCCAAGGTGTTCGCCGGGATGCTCGCCGGCGGGATGCTCCCGTACTGGTTCTCGGCGATGACGATGAAGAGCGTGGGCAGCGCGGCGCTGAAGATGGTGGAGGAGGTGCGACGGCAGTTCAGCACCATCCCGGGGCTGatggaggggcgcgcgacgccggACTACGCCAGCTGCGTGAGGATCTCGACGGACGCGTCCCTGAGGGAGATGATGCCCCCCGGGGCGCTGGTGCTGCTGGCGCCCCTCGTCGTCGGCACTTTCTTCGGCGTCCACACGCTCGCCGGCCTGCTCGCCGGCGCGCTCGTCTCCGGCGTGCAGGTGGCCATATCTGCTTCCAACAGCGGGGGAGCCTGGGACAACGCCAAGAAGTACATCGAGGCGGGTGCGTCGGAGCACGCCAAGTCCCTGGGTCCCAAGGGTTCGGAGGCGCACAAGGCCGCCGTGATCGGTGACACCATCGGAGACCCGCTCAAGGATACGTCCGGGCCGTCGCTCAACATCCTCATCAAGCTCATGGCTGTGGAGTCCCTAGTCTTCGCGCCATTCTTCGCGGCTCATGGAGGCCTCATAATCAGCTGA
- the LOC123092804 gene encoding UPF0481 protein At3g47200: protein MTSIEVAAAGGSGKRTWVSDVEKTLNEADKTVEVAQWERHCIYRVPACIKDIKSKAYQPQVVSLGPFHHGDPNLLPMEEHKRRALRHLLRRAGRPLDDFVAAVEDIAEQLESAYMDLGGEWRAGIDGKGRERFLQMMIVDGCFLLEVMRRTAAGNSKQVDDYAGNDPIFSRHGILYMVPYIKRDMLMLENQLPLLVLQRLDAVETGKSPNDDFINRMVLRFLAPFSRPLQPGGRLGLHPLDVFRRSMLFGEYQKIRSSEDNTQDNDIIRSAVELYEAGIQFKTSKSSSLHKIRFKHGVLSMPTVPVDDSTEYMFLNMMAFERLHVGAGNDVTAYVFFMDNIIDSAKDVALLSSKGIIQNAVGSDKAVAKLFNSISRDVVLEPDSALDAVQRQVNGYFRQPWNMWRANLIHTYFRSPWAFLSLAAAVFLLVMTIMQTVYTVLPFYKPDSNSPPSAPSPM, encoded by the exons ATGACATCGATCGAGGTGGCGGCCGCCGGCGGCAGTGGCAAGAGGACGTGGGTGTCGGACGTGGAGAAGACGTTGAATGAGGCGGACAAGACGGTGGAGGTGGCGCAGTGGGAGCGGCACTGCATCTACCGCGTGCCGGCGTGCATCAAGGACATCAAGAGCAAGGCGTACCAGCCGCAGGTGGTGTCGCTGGGCCCGTTCCACCACGGCGACCCCAACCTGCTGcccatggaggagcacaagcgCCGGGCGCTGCGCCACCTGCTCCGGCGCGCGGGCCGGCCTCTTGACGACTTCGTCGCTGCCGTCGAGGACATCGCGGAGCAGCTGGAGAGCGCGTACATGGACCTCGGCGGCGAGTGGCGCGCCGGCATTGACGGCAAGGGCAGGGAGCGGTTCCTGCAGATGATGATCGTCGACGGCTGCTTCCTGCTCGAGGTGATGAGGAGGACGGCCGCCGGGAACTCGAAGCAGGTCGACGACTACGCCGGCAACGACCCCATCTTCAGCCGCCACGGGATACTCTACATGGTGCCCTACATCAAGCGAGACATGCTCATGCTCGAGAACCAGCTGCCGCTGCTCGTGCTCCAGAGGCTCGACGCCGTCGAGACTGGAAAGTCTCCG AACGACGACTTCATCAACAGAATGGTGCTAAGGTTTCTGGCGCCATTCTCGCGGCCACTGCAACCAGGCGGTCGCCTAGGGCTCCACCCACTCGACGTCTTTCGCCGGAGCATGCTCTTCGGCGAATACCAGAAGATCCGGAGCTCCGAGGACAACACGCAGGACAACGACATCATCCGGTCGGCGGTGGAGCTGTACGAAGCCGGGATCCAGTTCAAGACGAGCAAGTCAAGCAGCCTGCACAAGATCCGGTTCAAGCACGGCGTGCTGAGCATGCCGACGGTGCCCGTGGACGACTCCACCGAGTACATGTTCCTCAACATGATGGCGTTCGAGCGGCTGCACGTCGGCGCCGGCAACGACGTGACGGCCTACGTCTTCTTCATGGACAACATCATCGACTCGGCCAAGGACGTGGCGCTGCTGAGCTCCAAGGGGATCATCCAGAACGCCGTGGGCAGCGACAAGGCCGTGGCCAAGCTGTTCAACAGCATCTCCAGGGACGTGGTGCTGGAGCCGGACAGCGCGCTGGACGCCGTGCAGAGGCAGGTGAACGGCTACTTCAGGCAGCCGTGGAACATGTGGCGCGCCAACCTCATCCACACCTACTTCAGGAGCCCGTGGGCGTTCCtgtccctcgccgccgccgtcttcctcctcgtcatgaCCATCATGCAGACCGTCTACACGGTGCTGCCGTTCTATAAGCCGGACAGCAACAGCCCGCCGTCGGCTCCATCTCCGATGTGA